The sequence below is a genomic window from Nitrospira sp..
GAGCGCGAGCTCTTTGCCAAGAATAATGCCGGGTTTTTCCACGGGACGAAGGTTTCCTTGAGGATCATCGGCCGGAGCTTGCAACACTTTGGCGGGTGTAAGAAGATCGAGTAATTGACCGGATGTAATGTTATGTGAGAGTTCGGTCACGTTGGCTTCTCGTTTGGGGTCGATCCCCCTGAGGACAATTCCCTGCACGCCCGACTGAGCGGTCAACAATACTTGCCGGAGTACGAAAGGTGTGGCGGCCACGACATCGGGCATCGTCTGAATTTTGTCGGCCAGACCATCGTAATCGGTCATGTTTTCTTTCATGCGTTCTTGGACGATGATATGGGCTGTCGTGCCGAGAATCTTGCTCTGAATATCCTCCCGGAAGCCGGTCATAATCCCGACCGTGCCGATGAGCGCTGCGACCCCCAGTGTGATGCCGGCGATTGAGACGAATGTGTTCAGCGAGATCGTCCGGTTGCGACGCTTGGCACGCAGGTAGCGGAGCCCGACGAAGATTTCGTATGGAAGGGCCACGCTTAGGCTTTCTCCGGTCGGAGCTGAGGAAAGAGGACTACGTCACGGATCGAGGCCTGATCGGTAAACAGCATGATCAACCGGTCGATACCGATTCCTTCTCCGGCGGTTGGAGGCATTCCGTACTCCAAAGCGCGAAGGAAGTCCTCGTCGACGAGATGGGCTTCCTCGTCTCCTGCCTCACGCTGGGCAGCCTGGCCTTCAAATCGTTCGCGTTGGTCCAACGGATCGTTCAACTCTGAAAAGGCGTTGGCAATCTCCCTTCCGGCGATATAGAGCTCGAACCGGTCGGTCAAGGTTGGGTCAGCATCCTTCCGCCTGGCGAGCGGAGAAATCTCGATGGGATAATCGGTAATGAACGTCGGCTGCTGTAAATTCGGCTCGACCGTTTCCTCAAAAATCTCGTTCACGATGGTGAATAAAGAGGCCTTGGAGTCCACCGAGATGTTCAGCCGCTTAGCGGCTGCTAATGCCTGTTCTCGATCCTGCAGCACCGACGGCTCAAGGCTGTTCACCTCGAGAATGGCCTGGTGATAGGACCATCGTCGCCACGGAGGCGTGAGGACAATGTCCTTTCCTTGATAGGTAATGACCGTCTTGCCGAGAATGTGCTGAGACAGACTAGAGATCAACTCTTCAGTGAGTGCGATCAAGTCCTGGTAGTCTGCGTACGAGACATAGAACTCCAGCATCGTGAACTCGGGGTTATGGATCGTCGAAATGCCTTCGTTTCTGAAGTTCCGATTAATCTCAAACACGCGTGGGAACCCTCCGACGATCAAGCGCTTGAGATAGAGTTCCGGCGCGATGCGCAGGTAGAGATCCACGCCGAGCGCATTATGGTGCGTGACGAACGGCTTGGCCGTGGCGCCTCCGGGAATCGGATGCATCATGGGGGTCTCGACCTCAAGAAACCCACGTTCGATCAGATAGGCTCGGATGCCGGCAATGATACGGCTCCTGGTCGAAAAGATCTGGTGGATTTGCGGATTGGCGATCAGGTCGACATAGCGCTGTCGATACCTGGTTTCGACATCCGTCAGGCCATGCCACTTCTCCGGAAGCGGGCGGAGGGCCTTACTGAGAAACGTCAGCCGATGAACCTCAACCGTGAATTCATTTGTCTTCGTACGGAACAATGTCCCTGTGACACCGATCCAATCACCGAGATCAAGCTGCTCCACCACGGCATAGGCCTGTTCGGACAGCAGGTCCTTCTTGAGATATACCTGAAGGCGGTCAGCCCCATCTTGCAGGACCGCAAACCCGGCTTTCCCAAAACGCCGCAACGCAACAACCCTTCCGGCGAAGGTACAGGAGACCTTCTCCTGCTCTAGGGTTTCCTTGAGCTTCTCGCCATGTAGCCTGAGCAATTCGCCCGCTCGATCTCTGACTTCGAATCGGGGGCCGTAAGGGGCGACGCCGGCCTCTCGAAGCAGGTCGAGTTTCTTAATCCGCTGTTGTCGCTGCTCGTTCAGTTCGTCCATGGTATTGCCGAGTGGTGACTAGAGGTCATCTTCTTCTCCCCCGACGGGGGAGAGTTGCTCACTTCCCTTTCCGAGCTTCCTCTTCAAAAACGCTTCGATGAACCTGTCGAGATCGCCGTCCATGACGGATGACACGTTGCTGACTTGATGGCCCGTTCGGTGATCCTTCACCATCTGGTAGGGTTGAAACACATAGGAGCGTATTTGACTGCCCCATGCGATGTCCTTCTTCTCCCCGACGATGGCGTTGAACTCTGCCTCCTTCTTCTTCTGTTCCAGTTCGAAGAGGCGAGCCTTCAAGATTTTCATAGCCCCGTTTCGATTCTGAAGCTGGGACCGCTCGTTCTGACATTGGACAACGATACCGCTCGCCAAGTGTGTGATGCGGATAGCGGTCTCAACCTTATTGACGTTCTGCCCTCCGGCGCCGCCGGCCCGAAAGGTATCGATCCGGAGATCTTTATCTTCGACCACGACATCAATATCTTCGCTCAGCTCCGGATACACGAAGACGGACGCGAACGATGTGTGTCGCCGCTTGTTGGAGTCGAACGGAGAAATGCGCACCAAGCGATGGACCCCGGCTTCGGCCTTGAGGTAGCCATAGGCATACGGACCGGTGATCGAAACCGTCACGCTCTTAATGCCCGCTTCATCGCCGGGTAAGAGGTCCAACGTTTCCACCTTGAACTTCTTCTGCTCCGCCCATCTCACGTACATTCTGAGGAGCATCTGTGCCCAATCTTGAGACTCCGTGCCGCCCGCGCCGGGATGAATCGCCAGGATGGCATTATTCGGGTCCAAATCGCCTGAGAGGAGTAGTTCCAGCCGCAGGGTGGCAAGGCGAGGTTCTAGCTGATTCAGCTCACTCACCAATTCGGTCTCGAGCCCTGCGTCGCGGCTCTCACGTGCAAGTTCCAACAGGGCGCCCAAATCGTCCATCTTGGATTCAATTTCACGCCACTGCTGGAGTTCACGGTCGAGGGTTGCCTTTTTTCGGCTTACCACCGCCGCGGTGCGGGTGTCGTTCCAAAAATGCGGCTGGCCCATCTGGGCCTCAAGTTCTTCCAATTCGGCGGTCATGTGAGCGAAGTCAAAGATGCCCCCGTAATTCCGAAACTTGCGCGGTGAGCGTACGAACGCGAGCTTCTACCTCCTCTAACATGGAACGTCCTCCTTCCGTCATGCCGGCGTGATAATCGTTAGGGCTGGTTCCTTCGTGCGGAAATACCCGAACAGGCACAAAAGTCCGCAGATTATAACACAAGCGTGGGCAAACACATCGCCATAGTAGCTGTAAAATGTGCGGGAATATTTGATGGGGATCGTTGCCTGCAAGGCCAGTTCTGTAAAAATCGGCGTGGCCTGCGTGATCTGTCCGAACGGATCGACGAATCCTGAAATTCCGGTGTTGGCGGCCCGCGCAAAGGCCAGGTGATTTTCGACTGCCCGAAAGACAACCATCGCAAAGTGCTGCGCCGGTGCTGAAGAGGGACCAAACCATCCGTCATTCGTAATCGTGACCAGAAATTCGGCCCCGTTTGCGGCAAATTGGCGGACGAGGTCCGGGAAAATAACTTCGTAGCAGATGGCGACGCCGAACTTCACGGACCGGGGGGTGCCGGCCTTGTCGTGTCTCAATGACTTGGGACTGAACGACAGGGTGTTGGATCCCGGACCGGGCTCAAAGTCGCCGATGCCTTCGACCAGTTTGTCGAGAAAGAACAAGAGCGATGACTTGAGGGGGATATATTCTCCGAAGGGGACGAGATGGTGCTTGTCATACCGGCCGAGGATGGTCCCGTCGGTGCCCAGGAGGTAGGCGCTGTTTAGGAGGTATGGTCTGCGATCAGGGTAAAACCGTAGGGCCGGACTCCCGAGCAGGAGCGGGGCTTGAGCGCGTTCCGCCCACGAGATCAGTTCGAGCTGATAGTCCTTTTCCCGTTCCAAGATGAACGGGGTTGCGGCCTCCGGCCAGACGATCAAATCGGTATCGGTGCTCAGCTGTCCAGTCAAGCGGTCCAGGCGACGCATCGTTTCTTCGCGAAACGACGTATCCCACTTCACGGCTTGATCGATGTTCGGCTGGACGACACCCACTGTGATGGAGGGGTGTGTCTGTTGGGAGGTTCTATCGCTGAGGACTGCCGAACTGTAGAACCAGGAGAGCACCATACAGGCCGCGGCGGTTGTGAGGAGTTCCCAGGGAAGCTTAACCGGATGAAAGCCGCGGAAAAACGGCATGAGCCACACAATCAGCTCGGCCACAGCCACATTCACCAAGACCACTAAAAAGGACACTCCGTAGACACCGGTCAGATCCGCCACCTGAATCAAGTCCAGCTCACGGTATTGAGAATAGCCCAAGAGACACCAGGGAAGGCCTGAGAGAAGGTAGGTTCGGAGGAATTCGAGCGCGACCCAGAAACAGGGCGCGAAGAAAATGCCGTATCGTGGGATGAGCTCGCGGAGCCAGACAAACGCAAAGCTATAGAGTCCGACATACAGTCCCAGGTAGGTGGTGAGTAGTAACAGAATGGCGTAACTGATTGGCTCCGGCACCTTGCCATAGGTAGTCATAGCCGTGACCACCCAGGCCATGAGGCCGGTAAAGCCGATGACTCCGCTGAGCCAGCCGATCCAAAAT
It includes:
- the lysS gene encoding lysine--tRNA ligase — its product is MDELNEQRQQRIKKLDLLREAGVAPYGPRFEVRDRAGELLRLHGEKLKETLEQEKVSCTFAGRVVALRRFGKAGFAVLQDGADRLQVYLKKDLLSEQAYAVVEQLDLGDWIGVTGTLFRTKTNEFTVEVHRLTFLSKALRPLPEKWHGLTDVETRYRQRYVDLIANPQIHQIFSTRSRIIAGIRAYLIERGFLEVETPMMHPIPGGATAKPFVTHHNALGVDLYLRIAPELYLKRLIVGGFPRVFEINRNFRNEGISTIHNPEFTMLEFYVSYADYQDLIALTEELISSLSQHILGKTVITYQGKDIVLTPPWRRWSYHQAILEVNSLEPSVLQDREQALAAAKRLNISVDSKASLFTIVNEIFEETVEPNLQQPTFITDYPIEISPLARRKDADPTLTDRFELYIAGREIANAFSELNDPLDQRERFEGQAAQREAGDEEAHLVDEDFLRALEYGMPPTAGEGIGIDRLIMLFTDQASIRDVVLFPQLRPEKA
- the prfB gene encoding peptide chain release factor 2 (programmed frameshift) — its product is MLEEVEARVRTLTAQVSELRGHFDFAHMTAELEELEAQMGQPHFWNDTRTAAVVSRKKATLDRELQQWREIESKMDDLGALLELARESRDAGLETELVSELNQLEPRLATLRLELLLSGDLDPNNAILAIHPGAGGTESQDWAQMLLRMYVRWAEQKKFKVETLDLLPGDEAGIKSVTVSITGPYAYGYLKAEAGVHRLVRISPFDSNKRRHTSFASVFVYPELSEDIDVVVEDKDLRIDTFRAGGAGGQNVNKVETAIRITHLASGIVVQCQNERSQLQNRNGAMKILKARLFELEQKKKEAEFNAIVGEKKDIAWGSQIRSYVFQPYQMVKDHRTGHQVSNVSSVMDGDLDRFIEAFLKRKLGKGSEQLSPVGGEEDDL
- the lnt gene encoding apolipoprotein N-acyltransferase, with the protein product MDGARSRQIIFACASGLLLPLCFPKFDLGLLAWVALIPLHLALDQCSKPRAFWIGWLSGVIGFTGLMAWVVTAMTTYGKVPEPISYAILLLLTTYLGLYVGLYSFAFVWLRELIPRYGIFFAPCFWVALEFLRTYLLSGLPWCLLGYSQYRELDLIQVADLTGVYGVSFLVVLVNVAVAELIVWLMPFFRGFHPVKLPWELLTTAAACMVLSWFYSSAVLSDRTSQQTHPSITVGVVQPNIDQAVKWDTSFREETMRRLDRLTGQLSTDTDLIVWPEAATPFILEREKDYQLELISWAERAQAPLLLGSPALRFYPDRRPYLLNSAYLLGTDGTILGRYDKHHLVPFGEYIPLKSSLLFFLDKLVEGIGDFEPGPGSNTLSFSPKSLRHDKAGTPRSVKFGVAICYEVIFPDLVRQFAANGAEFLVTITNDGWFGPSSAPAQHFAMVVFRAVENHLAFARAANTGISGFVDPFGQITQATPIFTELALQATIPIKYSRTFYSYYGDVFAHACVIICGLLCLFGYFRTKEPALTIITPA